The following coding sequences lie in one Candidatus Neptunochlamydia sp. REUL1 genomic window:
- a CDS encoding IS630 family transposase, producing the protein MPAGVEIESVDIWFQDEARVGQRGTVTRTWANKGTRPRLARQQQFEYAYIFGAICPVRDEAVGLVMPAVNTEAMLVHLEHISMKIPEGRHAVIVLDRAAWHTTKRLKRFSNISLLPLPPVSPELNPTEQVWQTLRDEHLANRCYEDYDAITMACCDAWNAFVDTPTRVRRLCSRPWAIL; encoded by the coding sequence TTGCCAGCAGGAGTAGAAATAGAGTCTGTTGATATTTGGTTCCAAGATGAGGCTAGAGTGGGCCAAAGAGGCACTGTAACCCGTACATGGGCCAATAAAGGAACACGTCCTCGGCTCGCACGTCAGCAGCAATTTGAATACGCTTACATATTTGGAGCTATTTGCCCCGTCAGAGATGAAGCTGTAGGCCTTGTAATGCCAGCTGTAAATACAGAAGCAATGCTTGTGCATCTTGAGCACATTTCCATGAAGATTCCTGAAGGAAGGCATGCAGTTATTGTGCTGGATAGAGCTGCTTGGCATACAACAAAGCGACTTAAAAGGTTTAGCAACATAAGCCTTCTACCGCTTCCTCCGGTTTCGCCAGAGTTGAATCCAACAGAACAAGTATGGCAAACGCTTCGAGATGAACATCTAGCGAATCGCTGTTATGAAGATTATGATGCGATTACGATGGCCTGCTGCGATGCATGGAATGCATTTGTTGACACTCCAACCAGAGTGAGAAGGCTCTGTTCAAGACCGTGGGCTATTTTATGA
- a CDS encoding helix-turn-helix domain-containing protein, with protein sequence MLRGRKAAQIKGLDQYDFDKLAKTEGSPRERRRFLAFAHLQEGKTFTETAAFVRVKLRSLMRWIKRFRTEGFEGLKDKPGRGKKPLIPLEHQAAFRQAVLELQEKKVGGRIKGRDILELMKTKYGVDPSLKTVYNTLKRADLVWISGRSIHPKADLEAQETFKKTSQKK encoded by the coding sequence GTGTTGAGAGGAAGAAAGGCCGCTCAGATAAAAGGACTTGATCAGTACGATTTCGATAAGCTTGCTAAAACAGAGGGGAGTCCAAGAGAAAGGAGGCGGTTTCTGGCATTTGCCCATCTCCAAGAAGGGAAGACGTTTACAGAAACAGCAGCCTTTGTACGGGTGAAACTCAGGTCTTTGATGAGGTGGATCAAGAGATTTAGAACGGAAGGTTTCGAAGGGTTAAAAGATAAGCCGGGTAGAGGTAAGAAGCCATTGATACCTCTAGAACATCAAGCTGCATTCAGGCAAGCTGTTTTAGAGCTGCAAGAGAAGAAAGTAGGTGGACGTATCAAAGGGAGAGACATTTTGGAATTGATGAAAACAAAATATGGAGTCGACCCATCTTTGAAGACGGTATACAATACATTGAAAAGGGCTGACCTCGTCTGGATCTCGGGTCGATCAATTCACCCCAAGGCAGACTTAGAAGCCCAAGAGACTTTTAAAAAAACTTCTCAGAAAAAGTAG
- a CDS encoding nucleoside deaminase, producing MTLFFTNGITKDGEVLDEAANQVAQTNDPTAHAEILAIQKGSRVLKSEYFYGCTFYILAHSCPMCLAAMYYCSPEKVIFITTRDDYSKFYVDDRKYFTLLNFYEEIGKPWQERAIPMEHHPDDEAFAVYKLWQKLNRPK from the coding sequence ATGACTTTATTTTTTACGAATGGTATTACTAAGGATGGAGAAGTCTTAGACGAGGCAGCCAATCAAGTGGCTCAAACAAACGATCCCACTGCTCATGCCGAAATTTTAGCGATACAAAAGGGTTCACGGGTTTTAAAATCAGAGTATTTTTACGGATGCACGTTTTATATTCTTGCTCACTCTTGCCCGATGTGCCTTGCCGCCATGTACTATTGCAGCCCAGAGAAGGTCATATTTATCACAACTCGAGACGATTACTCTAAGTTTTATGTGGATGATCGGAAGTACTTTACACTTCTAAATTTCTATGAGGAGATTGGAAAACCTTGGCAAGAGCGCGCGATCCCTATGGAGCATCATCCAGATGATGAAGCCTTTGCTGTTTACAAGCTGTGGCAAAAGCTCAATCGCCCAAAATAG
- a CDS encoding SulP family inorganic anion transporter, giving the protein MIQSVKKFLMPFEGKWNIDFFSGLTVALALIPESIAFALVAHLDPLVGLFSAFFMCIITAIFGGRPGMISGATGAMAVVIVSLVIQYGVEYLFATVVLTGIFQVLVGVFRLGKLIRILPKPVMVGFVNGLAIVIFLAQLEQFKVTGNGEAVWLTGSPLYLMIGLIIIAMAMTYFLPKFTKKIPSALVAIIVVSALVHLFNLDTRVVDDMMGREQVSAAFPTFAWLQIPLSFTAIKVIVPYAITLCIIGLSESLMTLSLIDEMTHTRGRANRECIAQGLGNIVSGFFKGMGGCAMLGQSMININSGGRGRFSGVVAGITLFIFIIFLWPIIKLIPLAALVGVMFMVVIATFEWATFKFIRKIPKHDAFIIALVTLVTVFTNLAVAVVVGVIIAALVFAWDTAKNIYAEKKTNAKGEKEYILHGPLFFGSVTQFKTLFEIKNDPKEVIIDFMHARVTDHSAIEAIQFITERYMALGKNLHLRHLSPECKLLLGRAGDMVETNVLEDPDYRVASDKLG; this is encoded by the coding sequence ATGATACAAAGCGTTAAGAAATTTCTGATGCCTTTTGAGGGTAAATGGAATATTGATTTTTTCTCTGGGCTTACTGTTGCCTTGGCCCTCATTCCTGAATCTATTGCATTTGCACTGGTGGCACATCTTGATCCATTAGTGGGGCTATTTTCAGCGTTTTTCATGTGCATCATTACCGCAATATTCGGTGGGCGTCCTGGAATGATCTCAGGTGCAACGGGCGCGATGGCAGTGGTTATTGTTTCTTTGGTCATCCAATATGGAGTTGAGTATCTATTTGCGACTGTCGTGTTAACTGGTATTTTCCAGGTACTAGTGGGTGTATTCCGCTTGGGCAAACTCATCCGTATCTTGCCAAAGCCTGTAATGGTGGGTTTTGTAAACGGTTTAGCGATTGTTATTTTCTTGGCACAATTAGAGCAATTTAAAGTCACTGGTAATGGTGAAGCTGTTTGGTTAACAGGTTCTCCGCTGTATTTAATGATTGGGCTGATTATCATTGCCATGGCTATGACCTACTTTCTCCCAAAATTCACCAAGAAAATACCGTCTGCCCTAGTTGCAATTATCGTTGTTTCAGCGCTAGTACATCTCTTCAATTTAGATACGCGTGTTGTTGATGATATGATGGGAAGAGAGCAAGTTTCTGCGGCATTTCCAACCTTTGCTTGGTTGCAGATTCCGCTGAGTTTCACGGCTATTAAAGTCATCGTGCCCTATGCTATTACGCTGTGCATCATTGGGCTTTCTGAGTCGTTAATGACCCTGTCTCTTATTGACGAAATGACCCACACTAGAGGTCGTGCTAACAGAGAGTGTATCGCTCAAGGCCTTGGAAACATTGTTTCTGGCTTTTTTAAGGGGATGGGTGGTTGCGCAATGCTAGGACAGAGTATGATCAACATTAATTCCGGTGGGCGCGGGAGATTTTCAGGGGTTGTTGCTGGGATTACGCTTTTTATTTTTATTATTTTTCTCTGGCCCATCATTAAACTGATCCCTCTAGCAGCTCTTGTAGGTGTGATGTTTATGGTGGTGATCGCAACCTTCGAGTGGGCAACGTTTAAATTTATTCGTAAAATCCCCAAGCACGATGCCTTTATCATTGCTTTAGTGACGCTTGTCACGGTTTTTACCAATTTAGCTGTTGCGGTTGTCGTAGGGGTGATTATTGCTGCATTGGTTTTTGCATGGGATACCGCAAAAAACATCTATGCCGAGAAGAAAACCAATGCCAAAGGCGAAAAGGAATACATTCTGCATGGCCCATTGTTTTTCGGATCTGTAACGCAGTTTAAAACCTTATTTGAGATAAAAAATGATCCGAAAGAGGTGATCATCGACTTTATGCATGCACGAGTGACCGATCACTCAGCGATTGAAGCGATACAATTTATTACCGAACGCTATATGGCATTGGGTAAAAACTTGCATCTTCGGCATCTCAGCCCCG